A stretch of the Capsicum annuum cultivar UCD-10X-F1 chromosome 8, UCD10Xv1.1, whole genome shotgun sequence genome encodes the following:
- the LOC107839045 gene encoding aspartyl protease family protein At5g10770 yields the protein MATQSLLLFSCSFLLIFLSFSFEKSHALEGRKNMESHFHTLQLTSLLPSSSCNPTTKGKRGGASMEVVNSHGPCSKLNQEGAKASSMTEILAHDQARVDSIQARVTTQNYDLFRKKDKISNKNRAKDSKVNLPVQPGISIGTGNYIVTIGIGTPKKDLSLIFDTGSDLTWTQCQPCVKSCYAQLQPFFDPSSSSTYSNISCTSTACSGLKSATGNNPGCSSSNCIYGIQYGDSSFSLGFFAKDKLTLTPTDVFDGFMFGCGQNNRGLFGKTAGLIGLARDPLSIVSQTAAKFEKYFSYCLPTRRGTNGHLTFGNKNGAKSTIQFTPFTLSQGTSFYFVDVLGISVGGKALSISPMLFKNAGTIIDSGTVITRLPSTAYNNLRSTFQQFMTRYPRAPNLSLLDTCYNLSNYTSISIPKISFNFNGNTNVNLDPNGILLTNGVSQVCLAFAGNGDDDSIGIFGNVQQQTLEIVYDVAGEKLGFGYGGCS from the exons ATGGCCACTCAAAGTCTTTTGCTCTTCTCTtgttcttttcttctcatttttctttcattctctttTGAGAAGAGCCATGCTTTGGAAGGAAGAAAAAACATGGAATCCCATTTCCATACTCTCCAACTTACCTCTCTTCTTCCTTCCTCTTCTTGCAACCCTACTACCAAAG GTAAAAGAGGAGGGGCATCAATGGAAGTTGTCAACAGTCATGGTCCATGTTCTAAACTCAACCAAGAGGGAGCAAAAGCCTCAAGCATGACAGAAATTTTGGCTCACGATCAGGCTCGAGTGGACTCTATCCAAGCCCgtgtcacaacccaaaactaTGACCTCTTTAGGAAGAAAGACAAAATTTCAAACAAGAACAGAGCTAAGGACTCAAAAGTGAATCTCCCGGTGCAACCTGGCATTTCTATTGGCACCGGAAACTACATTGTCACCATTGGAATTGGCACACCAAAAAAGGACCTCTCCCTCATTTTCGACACTGGTAGTGACCTTACATGGACTCAGTGCCAACCTTGTGTCAAATCTTGCTATGCTCAACTACAACCATTTTTTGATCCATCATCATCTTCAACATATTCCAACATTTCTTGCACTTCAACGGCTTGTTCTGGTCTTAAATCAGCCACTGGAAACAACCCAGGTTGTTCTTCCTCTAATTGCATTTATGGTATACAATATGGTGACTCGTCATTCTCACTAGGATTCTTTGCCAAGGACAAGCTAACTTTAACACCAACAGACGTGTTTGACGGATTCATGTTTGGTTGCGGGCAGAACAACAGAGGGTTATTCGGAAAAACTGCAGGACTAATCGGTTTAGCCCGTGACCCTCTCTCCATTGTGTCCCAAACAGCTGCTAAGTTCGAAAAATACTTTTCTTACTGCCTTCCCACTAGGAGAGGAACTAATGGTCATTTAACCTTCGGCAACAAAAATGGAGCAAAATCAACCATCCAATTCACACCATTCACTCTCTCACAAGGTACATCATTTTACTTCGTTGATGTATTGGGTATCTCCGTTGGTGGAAAGGCGTTATCGATAAGCCCAATGTTGTTCAAGAATGCCGGAACAATCATAGATTCAGGTACGGTGATTACACGGTTACCTTCAACAGCGTACAACAATTTGCGATCAACTTTCCAGCAATTCATGACTAGGTATCCTAGGGCACCAAACCTATCTTTGCTTGACACTTGCTACAATTTAAGCAATTATACTTCCATCAGTATTCCAAAGATCAGCTTCAACTTCAACGGCAATACAAATGTGAACTTGGATCCAAATGGTATTCTTCTAACAAATGGTGTCTCTCAAGTTTGCTTGGCTTTCGCTGGAAATGGAGATGACGATAGTATTGGAATCTTTGGAAATGTACAACAACAGACATTGGAGATTGTTTATGATGTTGCTGGTGAgaaattaggatttggttatggaGGATGTTCTTAA